In Oncorhynchus gorbuscha isolate QuinsamMale2020 ecotype Even-year linkage group LG02, OgorEven_v1.0, whole genome shotgun sequence, a single genomic region encodes these proteins:
- the LOC124009762 gene encoding serrate RNA effector molecule homolog: MADSDDEYDRRRRDKFRRERSDNYDRSREREERRRDDWNDRRPSAREWDRGRERRSRGEYRDYERGRRERFSPPRHDMSPQQKRMRRDWDDHGGDPYHGGYDLGYGGGGGPSYAPPQPWGHPDLHLMQPHHGIPIQARLGNIHDMDLGLPPPVMKSFKEFLLSLDDSVDETEAVKRYNEYKIDFRRQQMQDFFLAHKDEEWFRSKYHPDEAGRRKAEAHSGLQNRLNVYIFLMENSWFDTVSLDMEKAQAIMKVLDAAVIKMEGGTDHDLRILELPSEEEEERERADRAAAVGLGTEPPKKEEPKDKNQDNDRKPPADKENGESDACSTEKGANGGGEAAAEGSGGDEKGEKEVKSKEVVPEPKKLSKKRKRKHSGDSEDEASASESDSDSDSNSHHSSDKNAEKEDEGEEKEEGEDKDDEEKEEGEDKDEEEEEGEADGKKSKEEKPKERAREREKPEEKKPKEDQPLRPRPLHRTCSLFMRSIAPTISKAEIIALCRRYPGFMRVCLSDPQPERRFFRRCWVTFDRSVNIKETCWNLQNIRLRDCELAPGVNRDLARRVRNINGITQHKQVLRNDIKLSAKLIHSLDDRGRLWSQKARGDNVSAVEMAAQNPILKNITDYLIEEVSAEEEELLGSVGGADAEEGSKEGNPAEITVERDDTLVKVLDRLLLYLRIVHSIDYYNNCEYPSEDEMPNRCGMIHVRGPIPPNRITHGEVLEWQKTFEERLSPLFSVKEKLSEEEAGKMGRKDPEHEVEKFVSANTQELGKDKWLCPLSGKKFKGPEFVRKHILNKHGDKIDEVKKEVVFFNNFLMDAKRPSLPEMKPPPPPGPGQGVLSPGMPFPPQGLMGFGPGQPRPPVMGYGGGPPYPPNQYGGGRGNYDNFRGQGGGYPGKPRNNRMSRGDPRNIIEYRDLDAPDDMDFF, encoded by the exons ATGGCGGACAGTGATGATGAATATGATCGCAGAAGGAGAGACAAGTTCCGTCGTGAGAGGAGCGACAACTATGACCGctcccgagagagagaggaaaggcgTAGGGATGACTGGAATGACAG GCGCCCATCTGCAAGGGAGTGGGACAGGGGCAGGGAGCGGCGTAGCCGGGGGGAGTATCGGGACTACGAGAGAGGTCGCAGGGAGAGGTTCTCCCCACCCAGGCACGACATGAGTCCCCAACAGAAACGCATGAGGAGAGATTG GGATGACCATGGAGGAGATCCCTACCATGGTGGGTATGACTTGGGCTACGGTGGTGGCGGAGGCCCCAGCTATGCCCCTCCACAGCCTTGGGGCCACCCTGACCTTCATCTCATGCAGCCTCACCATGGCATACCCATCCAGGCAAG GCTAGGAAACATCCATGATATGGATCTGGGCCTGCCACCTCCGGTGATGAAGAGCTTTAAGGAGTTCCTTCTGTCCCTGGATGACTCTGTGGATGAGACCGAGGCAGTCAAACGTTATAATGAGTACAAGATAGACTTCCGACGGCAGCAGATGCAGGACTTCTTCCTTGCGCACAAAGATGAAGAGTG GTTCAGATCCAAATACCACCCGGATGAGGCGGGCCGGCGGAAGGCTGAGGCCCACAGTGGCTTGCAGAACCGGCTGAATGTCTACATATTCCTGATGGAGAACAGCTGGTTCGACACCGTCTCCCTGGACATGGAGAAGGCCCAGGCCATCATGAAGGTCTTGGATGCAG CGGTgataaagatggagggagggacagatcaTGACCTGCGTATATTGGAGCTGCCgtctgaggaggaagaggagagggagagagctgacAGGGCGGCAGCTGTTGGTCTTGGAACTGAACCCCCCAAAAAAGAGGAGCCCAAGGATAAGAATCAGGACAATGACCGCAAACCCCCAGCTGACAAAGAGAAT GGGGAGAGTGATGCCTGCAGCACGGAGAAGGGGGCAAACGGTGGTGGTGAAGCAGCAGCGGAAGGGAGTGGGGGAGACGAGAAAGGAGAAAAAGAGGTGAAAAGCAAAGAAGTTGTGCCTGAGCCTAAGAAG CTGAGCAAGAAGAGGAAGCGGAAGCACAGTGgagacagtgaagatgaggccagTGCCTCTGAGAGTGACTCCGATTCGGACTCCAACTCCCATCATTCCTCTGATAAAAATGCAGAGAAGGAGGATGAGGGTGAGgaaaaggaggaaggggaggacaagGACGatgaggaaaaggaggagggggaggacaaggatgaagaggaagaagagggtgaAG CTGACGGTAAGAAAAGCAAAGAGGAGAAACCAAAggaaagggcgagagagagggagaaaccagAGGAGAAGAAACCCAAGGAGGACCAGCCCCTGAGACCCAGGCCTCTCCACAGGACCTGCTCTTTATTCATGAGGAGCATCGCCCCCACAATCTCCAAGGCTGAGATCATAGCT CTATGTCGGAGATATCCTGGGTTTATGCGAGTGTGCTTGTCTGATCCCCAACCGGAGCGCAG GTTCTTCCGACGCTGCTGGGTGACGTTTGACCGTAGCGTCAACATCAAGGAGACCTGCTGGAACCTCCAGAACATCAGA CTGCGTGACTGTGAGCTGGCCCCGGGGGTGAACAGAGACTTAGCCCGGAGGGTCCGCAACATCAATGGCATCACTCAGCACAAACAGGTGCTGCGCAATGACATCAAACTGTCAGCCAAACTCATCCACTCTCTGGACGACAGAGGCAGGCTGTGGAGCCAAAAGGCCCGGGGAGATAATGTGTCTGCTGTGGAG ATGGCGGCTCAGAACCCCATCCTGAAGAACATCACTGACTACTTGATAGAGGAGGTGAGCgctgaggaggaggagctacTGGGCAGTGTGGGCGGAGCTGATGCAGAGGAGGGCAGCAAGGAGGGGAACCCAGCCGAGATCACTGTGGAGAGGGATGACACGCTGGTCAAG GTGTTGGACCGTCTTCTCTTGTACCTGCGTATTGTCCATTCCATtgactactacaacaactgcgaGTACCCCAGCGAGGATGAGATGCCCAACCGCTGTGGCATGATCCATGTGCGTGGGCCCATCCCGCCCAACCGCATCACACATGGGGAAG TGTTGGAGTGGCAGAAGACATTTGAGGAGAGGCTGAGCCCCCTGTTCAGTGTGAAGGAGAAGCTAtcagaggaggaggcaggcaaGATGGGCCGGAAGGACCCGGAGCATGAGGTGGAGAAGTTTGTGTCGGCAAACACCCAGGAGCTGGGCAAGGACAAGTGGCTCTGCCCCCTCAGTGGCAAGAAGTTCAAG GGCCCAGAGTTTGTGCGCAAGCACATCCTGAACAAACACGGGGACAAAATTGACGAGGTGAAAAAGGAGGTGGTTTTTTTCAACAATTTCCTCATGGATGCTAAGCGACCTTCCCTCCCGGAGATGAAGCCACCACCTCCGCCTGGCCCAGGACAGG gaGTTCTTTCCCCAGGCATGCCCTTCCCTCCCCAGGGCCTCATGGGCTTCGGTCCCGGCCAGCCTCGTCCTCCTGTCATGGGTTACGGAG GTGGACCTCCTTACCCACCAAACCAGTATGGGGGCGGTCGGGGTAACTATGACAACTTCCGTGGACAGGGTGGTGGCTACCCTGGTAAACCCCGCAACAACAG AATGTCTCGGGGAGATCCACGCAACATCATTGAATACCGTGACCTGGATGCACCTGATGACATGGACTTCTTCTAG
- the LOC124009747 gene encoding E3 ubiquitin-protein ligase RNF167-like: MLGLWCMGARLGVLTLALCCTLAPLPAHAYIYAHYSNMTNMLFEDLPAFFGSSLPKEGLMGVLVESRPLNGCTPIEPPPPLPTSSDPNTTTTKYIVLIRRYDCNFDIKVLHAQQAGFSAAIVHNMYSETLLNMNYSNETIAEEIEIPSVFTSYYASQILRTFIIPEHGAYVILKPEFAFPLSYYLIPFTGIVGMIILVMVVILIVRCVQYRKRMRKYRLTKEQLKKIPIHKFTKGDEYDVCAICLDEYEEGDRLRVLPCSHAYHSKCVDPWLTGTKKTCPVCKQRVTRPNPEYSESESEDDGASRADEEGAEGEADTERTPLLRPSNPGSPSGNPGAYSATVTTVTTAQCLGSPGHSNSPILEYEGYYSPQGESDSDTEEEGMDSHPSDDDTTQLIVRGAVGV, translated from the exons ATGTTGGGTCTGTGGTGCATGGGTGCCCGACTGGGCGTTCTCACTCTGGCGCTGTGCTGTACACTGGCTCCCTTACCTGCACACGCGTACATCTATGCT CATTACAGCAATATGACCAACATGTTGTTTGAGGACCTGCCTGCCTTTTTTGGATCATCACTACCCAAAGAAGGACTTATG gGTGTGTTAGTAGAGTCACGACCACTCAACGGCTGCACTCCGATAGAACCTCCACCACCACTGCCCACATCTAGTGATCCCAACACGACCACTACTAAGTACATAGTCCTCATCCGACGCTATGACTGCAATTTTGATATCAAG GTGCTGCATGCACAGCAAGCTGGATTCAGTGCAGCCATTGTTCACAACATGTACTCAGAGACTCTACTCAACATGAACTACAGCAATG aaACTATTGCAGAGGAGATTGAGATCCCCTCCGTATTCACCAGCTACTACGCCTCCCAAATTCTAAGGACTTTCATCATTCCTGAACATGG GGCCTATGTGATCCTCAAGCCGGAGTTTGCCTTCCCACTTTCATACTATCTCATCCCCTTCACTGGAATAGTGGGCATGATCATCCTTGTGATGGTTGTCATCCTG ATTGTGCGCTGTGTGCAGTACAGGAAAAGGATGAGGAAATATAGGCTGACTAAGGAACAGCTGAAGAAGATCCCCATTCACAAGTTCACCAAAG GTGATGAATATGATGTTTGTGCTATTTGTCTGGATGAGTATGAAGAGGGTGACAGACTGCGAGTTTTGCCTTGCTCACACG CGTACCACAGCAAGTGTGTGGACCCCTGGCTTACAGGGACTAAGAAAACTTGCCCTGTGTGTAAACAACGCGTAACCCGACCTAATCCAGAGTATTCTGAGTCCGAGTCTGAGGATGATGGGGCATCTCGTGCAGAtgaagagggggcagagggtGAAGCTGACACCGAGCGCACCCCTCTGCTCCGCCCCTCCAACCCAGGCTCCCCTTCTGGCAACCCAGGGGCCTACTCTGCCACTGTCACCACGGTAACCACCGCCCAGTGCCTAGGCTCCCCTGGGCACAGCAACTCGCCCATCCTGGAGTACGAGGGCTACTACTCCCCTCAGGGGGAGTCAGACTCTGATACCGAGGAAGAGGGGATGGACTCCCACCCCTCAGATGATGACACTACCCAGCTCATTGTTAGGGGTGCAGTGGGGGTCTGA